Proteins encoded within one genomic window of Cyprinus carpio isolate SPL01 chromosome A15, ASM1834038v1, whole genome shotgun sequence:
- the LOC109079860 gene encoding ETS translocation variant 1-like isoform X6, whose protein sequence is MNECGAFTGNPRGKTSNTRPAKDRKRKFINSDLALDTQELFQDLSQLQETWLAEAQVPDNDEQFVPDFQSENLAFHGLQLRIKREPHSPCTDLGSACSQERPFRLHYGEKCLYNISAYEQKHPSGMKASSPVSTPCSTPVSPGQHGSPTAAPTPKPDRTYPHLAPPQPLPDSAYPMDHSVLFRFRRQLSEPCHSFPSPSMSRDGRPMYHRQMSEPSIPFPPQGFKQEYGDPLFEHPAMVGAPLPQTYPHSMMIKQEPRDFTYDSEVPSCHSVYLRQEGYLAHNNRTEGCMFEKVARHFYDDTCVVPEKVEGDIKQEAGLYREGPTYQRRGSLQLWQFLVALLDDPSNSHFIAWTGRGMEFKLIEPEEVARRWGIQKNRPAMNYDKLSRSLRYYYEKGIMQKVAGERYVYKFVCDPEALFSMAFPDNQRPVLKTDLERQINEEDTMPLSHFDENMAYIQEGGYCNPHPYNEGYVY, encoded by the exons ATGAATGAATGCGGTGCGTTTACTGGG AATCCTCGGGGAAAGACGTCCAACACGAGACCAGCGAAGGACAGGAAAAGAAAATTCATTAACTCTGACCTGGCTTTGGACACTCAGG AGCTGTTTCAAGATCTCAGTCAACTTCAGGAAACCTGGCTCGCTGAAG CTCAAGTTCCTGACAATGATGAGCAGTTTGTTCCAGACTTTCAGAGTGAAAACT TGGCGTTCCACGGGCTGCAGTTGAGGATAAAGAGAGAGCCCCACAGTCCGTGTACTGATCTGGGCTCAGCCTGCAGTCAGGAGAGGCCCTTCAGACTCCACTATGGGGAGAAGTGCCTGTATAACATCAG TGCCTACGAGCAGAAGCATCCCTCGGGAATGAAGGCCTCCAGCCCAGTGTCTACCCCCTGCAGCACGCCTGTGTCCCCTGGACAGCATGGGTCTCCCACTGCCGCCCCCACCCCGAAACCAGACAGGACGTACCCTCACCTCGCACCCCCGCAGCCCCTCCCTGACAGTGCTTACCCCATGGACCACAG TGTTTTGTTCAGATTTCGGCGGCAGTTGTCGGAGCCGTGTCATTCCTTCCCCTCTCCTTCAATGTCGCGGGACGGACGGCCCATGTATCACAGACAGATGTCAGAACCCAGCATCCCCTTCCCTCCTCAGGGGTTCAAGCAAGAGTATGGCGACCCCCTCTTCGAACATCCAGCCATGGTGGGGGCGCCGCTTCCCCAGACGTACCCGCACTCCATGATGATCAAACAAGAGCCTCGCGACTTCACCTATGACTCAG aaGTGCCTAGCTGTCACTCTGTATATCTTAGACAAGAAGGATATCTGGCCCACAATAACAGAACAGAGG GATGTATGTTCGAAAAAGTTGCAAGGCACTTCTATGATGACACTTGCGTGGTACCAGAGAAGGTTGAag GTGATATAAAGCAGGAGGCGGGGCTGTATCGTGAAGGCCCAACCTATCAGAGACGAGGTTCACTGCAGCTCTGGCAGTTTTTGGTGGCCCTATTGGATGACCCCTCAAATTCACACTTCATTGCTTGGACAGGCCGGGGCATGGAGTTTAAACTCATTGAGCCTGAGGAG GTGGCACGGCGTTGGGGAATTCAAAAGAATCGACCTGCCATGAACTACGACAAGCTTAGCAGATCATTGCGCTACTACTATGAAAAAGGCATCATGCAAAAG GTGGCAGGTGAAAGATACGTGTATAAGTTTGTCTGCGACCCCGAGGCTTTGTTCTCCATGGCCTTCCCCGACAATCAGCGTCCGGTGCTGAAGACCGACCTGGAGCGGCAGATCAACGAGGAAGACACCATGCCGCTGTCACACTTCGATGAGAACATGGCGTATATTCAAGAGGGCGGCTACTGCAACCCACACCCGTACAATGAGGGCTACGTCTACTGA
- the LOC109079860 gene encoding ETS translocation variant 1-like isoform X2: MNAVRLLGILGERRPTRDQRRTGKENSLTLTWLWTLRSCFKISVNFRKPGSLKTCWLWSNSNVMLQELSASVFFPPCLQHRPLAQVPDNDEQFVPDFQSENLAFHGLQLRIKREPHSPCTDLGSACSQERPFRLHYGEKCLYNISAYEQKHPSGMKASSPVSTPCSTPVSPGQHGSPTAAPTPKPDRTYPHLAPPQPLPDSAYPMDHSVLFRFRRQLSEPCHSFPSPSMSRDGRPMYHRQMSEPSIPFPPQGFKQEYGDPLFEHPAMVGAPLPQTYPHSMMIKQEPRDFTYDSEVPSCHSVYLRQEGYLAHNNRTEGCMFEKVARHFYDDTCVVPEKVEGDIKQEAGLYREGPTYQRRGSLQLWQFLVALLDDPSNSHFIAWTGRGMEFKLIEPEEVARRWGIQKNRPAMNYDKLSRSLRYYYEKGIMQKVAGERYVYKFVCDPEALFSMAFPDNQRPVLKTDLERQINEEDTMPLSHFDENMAYIQEGGYCNPHPYNEGYVY, encoded by the exons ATGAATGCGGTGCGTTTACTGGG AATCCTCGGGGAAAGACGTCCAACACGAGACCAGCGAAGGACAGGAAAAGAAAATTCATTAACTCTGACCTGGCTTTGGACACTCAGG AGCTGTTTCAAGATCTCAGTCAACTTCAGGAAACCTGGCTCGCTGAAG ACATGCTGGTTGTGGTCTAACTCAAACGTGATGCTTCAGGAGTTAAGCGCGAGTGTCTTCTTCCCACCTTGCTTGCAGCACCGACCTTTAG CTCAAGTTCCTGACAATGATGAGCAGTTTGTTCCAGACTTTCAGAGTGAAAACT TGGCGTTCCACGGGCTGCAGTTGAGGATAAAGAGAGAGCCCCACAGTCCGTGTACTGATCTGGGCTCAGCCTGCAGTCAGGAGAGGCCCTTCAGACTCCACTATGGGGAGAAGTGCCTGTATAACATCAG TGCCTACGAGCAGAAGCATCCCTCGGGAATGAAGGCCTCCAGCCCAGTGTCTACCCCCTGCAGCACGCCTGTGTCCCCTGGACAGCATGGGTCTCCCACTGCCGCCCCCACCCCGAAACCAGACAGGACGTACCCTCACCTCGCACCCCCGCAGCCCCTCCCTGACAGTGCTTACCCCATGGACCACAG TGTTTTGTTCAGATTTCGGCGGCAGTTGTCGGAGCCGTGTCATTCCTTCCCCTCTCCTTCAATGTCGCGGGACGGACGGCCCATGTATCACAGACAGATGTCAGAACCCAGCATCCCCTTCCCTCCTCAGGGGTTCAAGCAAGAGTATGGCGACCCCCTCTTCGAACATCCAGCCATGGTGGGGGCGCCGCTTCCCCAGACGTACCCGCACTCCATGATGATCAAACAAGAGCCTCGCGACTTCACCTATGACTCAG aaGTGCCTAGCTGTCACTCTGTATATCTTAGACAAGAAGGATATCTGGCCCACAATAACAGAACAGAGG GATGTATGTTCGAAAAAGTTGCAAGGCACTTCTATGATGACACTTGCGTGGTACCAGAGAAGGTTGAag GTGATATAAAGCAGGAGGCGGGGCTGTATCGTGAAGGCCCAACCTATCAGAGACGAGGTTCACTGCAGCTCTGGCAGTTTTTGGTGGCCCTATTGGATGACCCCTCAAATTCACACTTCATTGCTTGGACAGGCCGGGGCATGGAGTTTAAACTCATTGAGCCTGAGGAG GTGGCACGGCGTTGGGGAATTCAAAAGAATCGACCTGCCATGAACTACGACAAGCTTAGCAGATCATTGCGCTACTACTATGAAAAAGGCATCATGCAAAAG GTGGCAGGTGAAAGATACGTGTATAAGTTTGTCTGCGACCCCGAGGCTTTGTTCTCCATGGCCTTCCCCGACAATCAGCGTCCGGTGCTGAAGACCGACCTGGAGCGGCAGATCAACGAGGAAGACACCATGCCGCTGTCACACTTCGATGAGAACATGGCGTATATTCAAGAGGGCGGCTACTGCAACCCACACCCGTACAATGAGGGCTACGTCTACTGA
- the LOC109079860 gene encoding ETS translocation variant 1-like isoform X5, with the protein MNECGAFTGGDRTTRSESNRCRMDGLYDQQVPFIKSHNPRGKTSNTRPAKDRKRKFINSDLALDTQELFQDLSQLQETWLAEAQVPDNDEQFVPDFQSENLAFHGLQLRIKREPHSPCTDLGSACSQERPFRLHYGEKCLYNISAYEQKHPSGMKASSPVSTPCSTPVSPGQHGSPTAAPTPKPDRTYPHLAPPQPLPDSAYPMDHRFRRQLSEPCHSFPSPSMSRDGRPMYHRQMSEPSIPFPPQGFKQEYGDPLFEHPAMVGAPLPQTYPHSMMIKQEPRDFTYDSEVPSCHSVYLRQEGYLAHNNRTEGCMFEKVARHFYDDTCVVPEKVEGDIKQEAGLYREGPTYQRRGSLQLWQFLVALLDDPSNSHFIAWTGRGMEFKLIEPEEVARRWGIQKNRPAMNYDKLSRSLRYYYEKGIMQKVAGERYVYKFVCDPEALFSMAFPDNQRPVLKTDLERQINEEDTMPLSHFDENMAYIQEGGYCNPHPYNEGYVY; encoded by the exons ATGAATGAATGCGGTGCGTTTACTGGG GGTGATCGGACGACGCGCTCAGAGTCCAACCGCTGCAGAATGGACGGACTTTACGACCAACAAGTGCCTTTCATAAAATCTCAT AATCCTCGGGGAAAGACGTCCAACACGAGACCAGCGAAGGACAGGAAAAGAAAATTCATTAACTCTGACCTGGCTTTGGACACTCAGG AGCTGTTTCAAGATCTCAGTCAACTTCAGGAAACCTGGCTCGCTGAAG CTCAAGTTCCTGACAATGATGAGCAGTTTGTTCCAGACTTTCAGAGTGAAAACT TGGCGTTCCACGGGCTGCAGTTGAGGATAAAGAGAGAGCCCCACAGTCCGTGTACTGATCTGGGCTCAGCCTGCAGTCAGGAGAGGCCCTTCAGACTCCACTATGGGGAGAAGTGCCTGTATAACATCAG TGCCTACGAGCAGAAGCATCCCTCGGGAATGAAGGCCTCCAGCCCAGTGTCTACCCCCTGCAGCACGCCTGTGTCCCCTGGACAGCATGGGTCTCCCACTGCCGCCCCCACCCCGAAACCAGACAGGACGTACCCTCACCTCGCACCCCCGCAGCCCCTCCCTGACAGTGCTTACCCCATGGACCACAG ATTTCGGCGGCAGTTGTCGGAGCCGTGTCATTCCTTCCCCTCTCCTTCAATGTCGCGGGACGGACGGCCCATGTATCACAGACAGATGTCAGAACCCAGCATCCCCTTCCCTCCTCAGGGGTTCAAGCAAGAGTATGGCGACCCCCTCTTCGAACATCCAGCCATGGTGGGGGCGCCGCTTCCCCAGACGTACCCGCACTCCATGATGATCAAACAAGAGCCTCGCGACTTCACCTATGACTCAG aaGTGCCTAGCTGTCACTCTGTATATCTTAGACAAGAAGGATATCTGGCCCACAATAACAGAACAGAGG GATGTATGTTCGAAAAAGTTGCAAGGCACTTCTATGATGACACTTGCGTGGTACCAGAGAAGGTTGAag GTGATATAAAGCAGGAGGCGGGGCTGTATCGTGAAGGCCCAACCTATCAGAGACGAGGTTCACTGCAGCTCTGGCAGTTTTTGGTGGCCCTATTGGATGACCCCTCAAATTCACACTTCATTGCTTGGACAGGCCGGGGCATGGAGTTTAAACTCATTGAGCCTGAGGAG GTGGCACGGCGTTGGGGAATTCAAAAGAATCGACCTGCCATGAACTACGACAAGCTTAGCAGATCATTGCGCTACTACTATGAAAAAGGCATCATGCAAAAG GTGGCAGGTGAAAGATACGTGTATAAGTTTGTCTGCGACCCCGAGGCTTTGTTCTCCATGGCCTTCCCCGACAATCAGCGTCCGGTGCTGAAGACCGACCTGGAGCGGCAGATCAACGAGGAAGACACCATGCCGCTGTCACACTTCGATGAGAACATGGCGTATATTCAAGAGGGCGGCTACTGCAACCCACACCCGTACAATGAGGGCTACGTCTACTGA
- the LOC109079860 gene encoding ETS translocation variant 1-like isoform X1 translates to MNECGAFTGGDRTTRSESNRCRMDGLYDQQVPFIKSHVSLMKNPRGKTSNTRPAKDRKRKFINSDLALDTQELFQDLSQLQETWLAEAQVPDNDEQFVPDFQSENLAFHGLQLRIKREPHSPCTDLGSACSQERPFRLHYGEKCLYNISAYEQKHPSGMKASSPVSTPCSTPVSPGQHGSPTAAPTPKPDRTYPHLAPPQPLPDSAYPMDHRFRRQLSEPCHSFPSPSMSRDGRPMYHRQMSEPSIPFPPQGFKQEYGDPLFEHPAMVGAPLPQTYPHSMMIKQEPRDFTYDSEVPSCHSVYLRQEGYLAHNNRTEGCMFEKVARHFYDDTCVVPEKVEGDIKQEAGLYREGPTYQRRGSLQLWQFLVALLDDPSNSHFIAWTGRGMEFKLIEPEEVARRWGIQKNRPAMNYDKLSRSLRYYYEKGIMQKVAGERYVYKFVCDPEALFSMAFPDNQRPVLKTDLERQINEEDTMPLSHFDENMAYIQEGGYCNPHPYNEGYVY, encoded by the exons ATGAATGAATGCGGTGCGTTTACTGGG GGTGATCGGACGACGCGCTCAGAGTCCAACCGCTGCAGAATGGACGGACTTTACGACCAACAAGTGCCTTTCATAAAATCTCATGTAAGTCTGATGAAG AATCCTCGGGGAAAGACGTCCAACACGAGACCAGCGAAGGACAGGAAAAGAAAATTCATTAACTCTGACCTGGCTTTGGACACTCAGG AGCTGTTTCAAGATCTCAGTCAACTTCAGGAAACCTGGCTCGCTGAAG CTCAAGTTCCTGACAATGATGAGCAGTTTGTTCCAGACTTTCAGAGTGAAAACT TGGCGTTCCACGGGCTGCAGTTGAGGATAAAGAGAGAGCCCCACAGTCCGTGTACTGATCTGGGCTCAGCCTGCAGTCAGGAGAGGCCCTTCAGACTCCACTATGGGGAGAAGTGCCTGTATAACATCAG TGCCTACGAGCAGAAGCATCCCTCGGGAATGAAGGCCTCCAGCCCAGTGTCTACCCCCTGCAGCACGCCTGTGTCCCCTGGACAGCATGGGTCTCCCACTGCCGCCCCCACCCCGAAACCAGACAGGACGTACCCTCACCTCGCACCCCCGCAGCCCCTCCCTGACAGTGCTTACCCCATGGACCACAG ATTTCGGCGGCAGTTGTCGGAGCCGTGTCATTCCTTCCCCTCTCCTTCAATGTCGCGGGACGGACGGCCCATGTATCACAGACAGATGTCAGAACCCAGCATCCCCTTCCCTCCTCAGGGGTTCAAGCAAGAGTATGGCGACCCCCTCTTCGAACATCCAGCCATGGTGGGGGCGCCGCTTCCCCAGACGTACCCGCACTCCATGATGATCAAACAAGAGCCTCGCGACTTCACCTATGACTCAG aaGTGCCTAGCTGTCACTCTGTATATCTTAGACAAGAAGGATATCTGGCCCACAATAACAGAACAGAGG GATGTATGTTCGAAAAAGTTGCAAGGCACTTCTATGATGACACTTGCGTGGTACCAGAGAAGGTTGAag GTGATATAAAGCAGGAGGCGGGGCTGTATCGTGAAGGCCCAACCTATCAGAGACGAGGTTCACTGCAGCTCTGGCAGTTTTTGGTGGCCCTATTGGATGACCCCTCAAATTCACACTTCATTGCTTGGACAGGCCGGGGCATGGAGTTTAAACTCATTGAGCCTGAGGAG GTGGCACGGCGTTGGGGAATTCAAAAGAATCGACCTGCCATGAACTACGACAAGCTTAGCAGATCATTGCGCTACTACTATGAAAAAGGCATCATGCAAAAG GTGGCAGGTGAAAGATACGTGTATAAGTTTGTCTGCGACCCCGAGGCTTTGTTCTCCATGGCCTTCCCCGACAATCAGCGTCCGGTGCTGAAGACCGACCTGGAGCGGCAGATCAACGAGGAAGACACCATGCCGCTGTCACACTTCGATGAGAACATGGCGTATATTCAAGAGGGCGGCTACTGCAACCCACACCCGTACAATGAGGGCTACGTCTACTGA
- the LOC109079860 gene encoding ETS translocation variant 1-like isoform X3: MNECGAFTGGDRTTRSESNRCRMDGLYDQQVPFIKSHNPRGKTSNTRPAKDRKRKFINSDLALDTQELFQDLSQLQETWLAEAQVPDNDEQFVPDFQSENLAFHGLQLRIKREPHSPCTDLGSACSQERPFRLHYGEKCLYNISAYEQKHPSGMKASSPVSTPCSTPVSPGQHGSPTAAPTPKPDRTYPHLAPPQPLPDSAYPMDHSVLFRFRRQLSEPCHSFPSPSMSRDGRPMYHRQMSEPSIPFPPQGFKQEYGDPLFEHPAMVGAPLPQTYPHSMMIKQEPRDFTYDSEVPSCHSVYLRQEGYLAHNNRTEGCMFEKVARHFYDDTCVVPEKVEGDIKQEAGLYREGPTYQRRGSLQLWQFLVALLDDPSNSHFIAWTGRGMEFKLIEPEEVARRWGIQKNRPAMNYDKLSRSLRYYYEKGIMQKVAGERYVYKFVCDPEALFSMAFPDNQRPVLKTDLERQINEEDTMPLSHFDENMAYIQEGGYCNPHPYNEGYVY, encoded by the exons ATGAATGAATGCGGTGCGTTTACTGGG GGTGATCGGACGACGCGCTCAGAGTCCAACCGCTGCAGAATGGACGGACTTTACGACCAACAAGTGCCTTTCATAAAATCTCAT AATCCTCGGGGAAAGACGTCCAACACGAGACCAGCGAAGGACAGGAAAAGAAAATTCATTAACTCTGACCTGGCTTTGGACACTCAGG AGCTGTTTCAAGATCTCAGTCAACTTCAGGAAACCTGGCTCGCTGAAG CTCAAGTTCCTGACAATGATGAGCAGTTTGTTCCAGACTTTCAGAGTGAAAACT TGGCGTTCCACGGGCTGCAGTTGAGGATAAAGAGAGAGCCCCACAGTCCGTGTACTGATCTGGGCTCAGCCTGCAGTCAGGAGAGGCCCTTCAGACTCCACTATGGGGAGAAGTGCCTGTATAACATCAG TGCCTACGAGCAGAAGCATCCCTCGGGAATGAAGGCCTCCAGCCCAGTGTCTACCCCCTGCAGCACGCCTGTGTCCCCTGGACAGCATGGGTCTCCCACTGCCGCCCCCACCCCGAAACCAGACAGGACGTACCCTCACCTCGCACCCCCGCAGCCCCTCCCTGACAGTGCTTACCCCATGGACCACAG TGTTTTGTTCAGATTTCGGCGGCAGTTGTCGGAGCCGTGTCATTCCTTCCCCTCTCCTTCAATGTCGCGGGACGGACGGCCCATGTATCACAGACAGATGTCAGAACCCAGCATCCCCTTCCCTCCTCAGGGGTTCAAGCAAGAGTATGGCGACCCCCTCTTCGAACATCCAGCCATGGTGGGGGCGCCGCTTCCCCAGACGTACCCGCACTCCATGATGATCAAACAAGAGCCTCGCGACTTCACCTATGACTCAG aaGTGCCTAGCTGTCACTCTGTATATCTTAGACAAGAAGGATATCTGGCCCACAATAACAGAACAGAGG GATGTATGTTCGAAAAAGTTGCAAGGCACTTCTATGATGACACTTGCGTGGTACCAGAGAAGGTTGAag GTGATATAAAGCAGGAGGCGGGGCTGTATCGTGAAGGCCCAACCTATCAGAGACGAGGTTCACTGCAGCTCTGGCAGTTTTTGGTGGCCCTATTGGATGACCCCTCAAATTCACACTTCATTGCTTGGACAGGCCGGGGCATGGAGTTTAAACTCATTGAGCCTGAGGAG GTGGCACGGCGTTGGGGAATTCAAAAGAATCGACCTGCCATGAACTACGACAAGCTTAGCAGATCATTGCGCTACTACTATGAAAAAGGCATCATGCAAAAG GTGGCAGGTGAAAGATACGTGTATAAGTTTGTCTGCGACCCCGAGGCTTTGTTCTCCATGGCCTTCCCCGACAATCAGCGTCCGGTGCTGAAGACCGACCTGGAGCGGCAGATCAACGAGGAAGACACCATGCCGCTGTCACACTTCGATGAGAACATGGCGTATATTCAAGAGGGCGGCTACTGCAACCCACACCCGTACAATGAGGGCTACGTCTACTGA
- the LOC109079860 gene encoding ETS translocation variant 1-like isoform X4: MNAVRLLGILGERRPTRDQRRTGKENSLTLTWLWTLRSCFKISVNFRKPGSLKTCWLWSNSNVMLQELSASVFFPPCLQHRPLAQVPDNDEQFVPDFQSENLAFHGLQLRIKREPHSPCTDLGSACSQERPFRLHYGEKCLYNISAYEQKHPSGMKASSPVSTPCSTPVSPGQHGSPTAAPTPKPDRTYPHLAPPQPLPDSAYPMDHRFRRQLSEPCHSFPSPSMSRDGRPMYHRQMSEPSIPFPPQGFKQEYGDPLFEHPAMVGAPLPQTYPHSMMIKQEPRDFTYDSEVPSCHSVYLRQEGYLAHNNRTEGCMFEKVARHFYDDTCVVPEKVEGDIKQEAGLYREGPTYQRRGSLQLWQFLVALLDDPSNSHFIAWTGRGMEFKLIEPEEVARRWGIQKNRPAMNYDKLSRSLRYYYEKGIMQKVAGERYVYKFVCDPEALFSMAFPDNQRPVLKTDLERQINEEDTMPLSHFDENMAYIQEGGYCNPHPYNEGYVY; encoded by the exons ATGAATGCGGTGCGTTTACTGGG AATCCTCGGGGAAAGACGTCCAACACGAGACCAGCGAAGGACAGGAAAAGAAAATTCATTAACTCTGACCTGGCTTTGGACACTCAGG AGCTGTTTCAAGATCTCAGTCAACTTCAGGAAACCTGGCTCGCTGAAG ACATGCTGGTTGTGGTCTAACTCAAACGTGATGCTTCAGGAGTTAAGCGCGAGTGTCTTCTTCCCACCTTGCTTGCAGCACCGACCTTTAG CTCAAGTTCCTGACAATGATGAGCAGTTTGTTCCAGACTTTCAGAGTGAAAACT TGGCGTTCCACGGGCTGCAGTTGAGGATAAAGAGAGAGCCCCACAGTCCGTGTACTGATCTGGGCTCAGCCTGCAGTCAGGAGAGGCCCTTCAGACTCCACTATGGGGAGAAGTGCCTGTATAACATCAG TGCCTACGAGCAGAAGCATCCCTCGGGAATGAAGGCCTCCAGCCCAGTGTCTACCCCCTGCAGCACGCCTGTGTCCCCTGGACAGCATGGGTCTCCCACTGCCGCCCCCACCCCGAAACCAGACAGGACGTACCCTCACCTCGCACCCCCGCAGCCCCTCCCTGACAGTGCTTACCCCATGGACCACAG ATTTCGGCGGCAGTTGTCGGAGCCGTGTCATTCCTTCCCCTCTCCTTCAATGTCGCGGGACGGACGGCCCATGTATCACAGACAGATGTCAGAACCCAGCATCCCCTTCCCTCCTCAGGGGTTCAAGCAAGAGTATGGCGACCCCCTCTTCGAACATCCAGCCATGGTGGGGGCGCCGCTTCCCCAGACGTACCCGCACTCCATGATGATCAAACAAGAGCCTCGCGACTTCACCTATGACTCAG aaGTGCCTAGCTGTCACTCTGTATATCTTAGACAAGAAGGATATCTGGCCCACAATAACAGAACAGAGG GATGTATGTTCGAAAAAGTTGCAAGGCACTTCTATGATGACACTTGCGTGGTACCAGAGAAGGTTGAag GTGATATAAAGCAGGAGGCGGGGCTGTATCGTGAAGGCCCAACCTATCAGAGACGAGGTTCACTGCAGCTCTGGCAGTTTTTGGTGGCCCTATTGGATGACCCCTCAAATTCACACTTCATTGCTTGGACAGGCCGGGGCATGGAGTTTAAACTCATTGAGCCTGAGGAG GTGGCACGGCGTTGGGGAATTCAAAAGAATCGACCTGCCATGAACTACGACAAGCTTAGCAGATCATTGCGCTACTACTATGAAAAAGGCATCATGCAAAAG GTGGCAGGTGAAAGATACGTGTATAAGTTTGTCTGCGACCCCGAGGCTTTGTTCTCCATGGCCTTCCCCGACAATCAGCGTCCGGTGCTGAAGACCGACCTGGAGCGGCAGATCAACGAGGAAGACACCATGCCGCTGTCACACTTCGATGAGAACATGGCGTATATTCAAGAGGGCGGCTACTGCAACCCACACCCGTACAATGAGGGCTACGTCTACTGA
- the LOC109079860 gene encoding ETS translocation variant 1-like isoform X7 translates to MLQELSASVFFPPCLQHRPLAQVPDNDEQFVPDFQSENLAFHGLQLRIKREPHSPCTDLGSACSQERPFRLHYGEKCLYNISAYEQKHPSGMKASSPVSTPCSTPVSPGQHGSPTAAPTPKPDRTYPHLAPPQPLPDSAYPMDHSVLFRFRRQLSEPCHSFPSPSMSRDGRPMYHRQMSEPSIPFPPQGFKQEYGDPLFEHPAMVGAPLPQTYPHSMMIKQEPRDFTYDSEVPSCHSVYLRQEGYLAHNNRTEGCMFEKVARHFYDDTCVVPEKVEGDIKQEAGLYREGPTYQRRGSLQLWQFLVALLDDPSNSHFIAWTGRGMEFKLIEPEEVARRWGIQKNRPAMNYDKLSRSLRYYYEKGIMQKVAGERYVYKFVCDPEALFSMAFPDNQRPVLKTDLERQINEEDTMPLSHFDENMAYIQEGGYCNPHPYNEGYVY, encoded by the exons ATGCTTCAGGAGTTAAGCGCGAGTGTCTTCTTCCCACCTTGCTTGCAGCACCGACCTTTAG CTCAAGTTCCTGACAATGATGAGCAGTTTGTTCCAGACTTTCAGAGTGAAAACT TGGCGTTCCACGGGCTGCAGTTGAGGATAAAGAGAGAGCCCCACAGTCCGTGTACTGATCTGGGCTCAGCCTGCAGTCAGGAGAGGCCCTTCAGACTCCACTATGGGGAGAAGTGCCTGTATAACATCAG TGCCTACGAGCAGAAGCATCCCTCGGGAATGAAGGCCTCCAGCCCAGTGTCTACCCCCTGCAGCACGCCTGTGTCCCCTGGACAGCATGGGTCTCCCACTGCCGCCCCCACCCCGAAACCAGACAGGACGTACCCTCACCTCGCACCCCCGCAGCCCCTCCCTGACAGTGCTTACCCCATGGACCACAG TGTTTTGTTCAGATTTCGGCGGCAGTTGTCGGAGCCGTGTCATTCCTTCCCCTCTCCTTCAATGTCGCGGGACGGACGGCCCATGTATCACAGACAGATGTCAGAACCCAGCATCCCCTTCCCTCCTCAGGGGTTCAAGCAAGAGTATGGCGACCCCCTCTTCGAACATCCAGCCATGGTGGGGGCGCCGCTTCCCCAGACGTACCCGCACTCCATGATGATCAAACAAGAGCCTCGCGACTTCACCTATGACTCAG aaGTGCCTAGCTGTCACTCTGTATATCTTAGACAAGAAGGATATCTGGCCCACAATAACAGAACAGAGG GATGTATGTTCGAAAAAGTTGCAAGGCACTTCTATGATGACACTTGCGTGGTACCAGAGAAGGTTGAag GTGATATAAAGCAGGAGGCGGGGCTGTATCGTGAAGGCCCAACCTATCAGAGACGAGGTTCACTGCAGCTCTGGCAGTTTTTGGTGGCCCTATTGGATGACCCCTCAAATTCACACTTCATTGCTTGGACAGGCCGGGGCATGGAGTTTAAACTCATTGAGCCTGAGGAG GTGGCACGGCGTTGGGGAATTCAAAAGAATCGACCTGCCATGAACTACGACAAGCTTAGCAGATCATTGCGCTACTACTATGAAAAAGGCATCATGCAAAAG GTGGCAGGTGAAAGATACGTGTATAAGTTTGTCTGCGACCCCGAGGCTTTGTTCTCCATGGCCTTCCCCGACAATCAGCGTCCGGTGCTGAAGACCGACCTGGAGCGGCAGATCAACGAGGAAGACACCATGCCGCTGTCACACTTCGATGAGAACATGGCGTATATTCAAGAGGGCGGCTACTGCAACCCACACCCGTACAATGAGGGCTACGTCTACTGA